The Synechococcus sp. MVIR-18-1 region GTTGAAGATCGCAGAAGCGTTCGCTGATGCAATCTCGACCCGCGAGGGTGTGGGTGATCGCACCGAGCACGGTGTTGCTCCGGCGCGGCTGCAGGTTCAAGGTCACACCGGCTACTGCAGGCCAACGGCTCATCCACTCCACGGCCAGGTCTTTCACACCGTTGAGTTCGCTGGTTGCACTGACCAGCGTGATCAGCAGTTCCCCGGTTCGCATACCCACGCGCAAACCAAGGTGGCGCAACCCCAGTTCGCCATGCAGGTCAGCATCAGCCGGCCACCCGCTGGCTTCAAGGTCCTGTTTCAGGGGTTTGATGAGGGCATCGATGCGTGGGTCTAAAACAGGACAACGATTGAGGTTCACGATGCGATGGCTTCCGCGTCGGTAGTAACCCAAACGCAGCTGATCGTTTTGTCGAAGCAGAGGAATGAGGGCTCGATTGCGGTAGCCCAAGTGTTCAAGATCGTGATGGATCGGGGCAGGCGACTGGATGTCGATCCCACCGATTCGTTTCAGGGTCTGTTCAAGTCGCGTGCGCTTCCATTCCGACTGAATGCTCTCCTCGAGGTGTTGCAGAGAACAACCCCCACAGTCTTTGGCAAGGATGCACGGAGGTTTTCTCGCACCTGGAGCGGCAACGAGTGTTTTGAGATGGCGCGCAAACCATTGCGACTTCTTGCGTTGCAGCAATTGCACCTGGGCCTCTTCACCTGGAAGCA contains the following coding sequences:
- the rlmD gene encoding 23S rRNA (uracil(1939)-C(5))-methyltransferase RlmD, translated to MAQSLSDPPVAGQIITVLGSDLNHQGLGLARWQGWVVIVPQLLPGEEAQVQLLQRKKSQWFARHLKTLVAAPGARKPPCILAKDCGGCSLQHLEESIQSEWKRTRLEQTLKRIGGIDIQSPAPIHHDLEHLGYRNRALIPLLRQNDQLRLGYYRRGSHRIVNLNRCPVLDPRIDALIKPLKQDLEASGWPADADLHGELGLRHLGLRVGMRTGELLITLVSATSELNGVKDLAVEWMSRWPAVAGVTLNLQPRRSNTVLGAITHTLAGRDCISERFCDLQLLLKTTTFFQINTARAEQIVIVLRDWLLKRGDCKRLIDAYCGIGTISLPIAATGISVVGLEINPASVQQAQQNAALNGITDASFEAGDVALLLSDYLPSHDALVVDPPRKGLAPDVLDAILNCPPKSLAYLSCDSATLARDLKRLVSEDGPYAIDRIQPVDFFPQTTHLECLVLMKRINCAVQP